A DNA window from Thermococcus sp. 4557 contains the following coding sequences:
- a CDS encoding PqqD family protein: MEEYMNLVPVRNEKVELRKIEGKYYLLIPMDSKLDFLARRLHGDYRRIELDDIGAYAWELCDGRRTVKEIGKALKARFGEDAEPLYERLVTFLFELAKRYLIEFKRTDELG; the protein is encoded by the coding sequence ATGGAAGAGTACATGAACCTCGTGCCAGTGCGCAACGAGAAGGTCGAACTGAGGAAGATAGAGGGGAAATACTACCTCCTGATTCCCATGGACTCGAAGCTGGACTTTCTGGCCAGGAGGCTCCACGGGGACTACAGGAGGATAGAGCTGGACGATATAGGAGCCTACGCGTGGGAGCTGTGCGACGGCAGGAGAACCGTGAAGGAGATAGGAAAGGCTCTGAAGGCCCGCTTTGGGGAGGACGCAGAGCCCCTCTACGAGCGCCTGGTGACTTTTCTTTTCGAGCTGGCGAAGAGGTATTTGATTGAGTTTAAAAGAACGGATGAATTAGGATGA